TAACCTGGCTTGCTCTACGATAAAGTCCGGCGCATAGCCTTCCTCGGCTTGCTTGGACACCGCCGGATCAGGCAGTGCACCGCCCAATCCGTCCTGTCCATGTACTCGGTGTTCATAATGCGACTTGCGAGTAAGGGGTGCTGCCGCTCCAGCAATCACCGGAATTTCAGGTGCACTCGCAAGTTCAAGGATTTTGCACGTATTCTCTGTTGCCTGCTGGAGTGATACGTTCCCACAGACTGTGGTGATACCGAGAATGTCCAGCTTCCGGCTTTTGACCGCCAGCAAAATTGCCAGTGCGTCATCAATCCCCGTGTCCACATCCATAATGATGCGATTCCGCGATTCATTCATCCGTTCTCAACTCCTATACGGTGATTGGTTGCTTGCTGCAAAAGATAAGTTGAACTAAAGAATATTTACACTTACCACTCCGATGACAGAATAACCTTCCGATCGCTGTTATCCCCAGATTTTTTTGAATCCCTTCTTCAAGGGGAAAATCCGGGGATAAAGGCGAACGCTTCGCTTCTTCACGTTATTTCTGCCCTCTCCGTTCTCGTGTAAAAAGTTTAGTTAAACTATATAGATCAAAGATAACTATTTAGTCGGTTACGTGTTTTATTGTGCAATCTCACGGTTCCAACGATCTGTCCAGCCTTTAACCTGCTGATTCACGAATTCCATATCCAGCTTGTTCAGCTTCTCAACAACTTCAGCGCCGTATGTTACGCCTTCTGCTTCTTCAGCAGTTAGTTCAACCTTTGTATTAACCGGGGAATCGACTTTAGCTTTGGCAGATTTCGCTTGTACATCCTGGCTGAGCTGCCAGTTGATGAACTCTTCAGCCAGCTCTTTGTTTTTGCTGCCCTTCACGACATTGATTGTGTTCATCACGGCATATGCACCTTCGCTAGGTGTAACAAACTTCGCATTAGGCACGGCTGCTTTCAGATCTTTGAAATACATTTCCATGATCGGTCCGCCTGCAATCTCTTCTTGGGAGAACATGTTCACGAACTCGGACGTTTGGCTATAGAATTTCACCACATTACCGCTCAGTTTTTTCAGTTCTGCAAATGCTGCATCTTCATTAAACGTATCATTACCAGCTACACGAGAAGCTGCATCCACAACCATCGGGCCTGCTGTTGCCGTAATATTCGGGATGGTCAGGTTACCTTCAAACGCCGGGTCCCACAGGTCACTCCATGAAGTCACTTCTTTGGAAACGAGGTCCGGGTTATAGGCGATTCCGAGCTGTCCAACCGTGTAGGCCGGGCCATAATCTTCACCAAGCGGGGCTTTGGCAATATCATAAATGTCATTTACATTTGGAATTTTGGAACGATCGATTTTTTCAAAGAGACCTTCATCAATGCCTTGTTGTGCATAGTAGTCAGACAGGTAGATAACATCGACATTGGATGTACCCTGACGGATTTTGTTCAGACGTTCAGCGTTATTGCCGACTTCGAGCACGATGTCTACATTATGTTCTTTTTCAAAGGGACCAAATACCGATTCATTGAAGAAATCTTCGGAGAAGCCCCAAGTGGAGATAACCAATTTGGTAGCTGCTGTTCCCCCACTGCCTGATCCGCCTGTTGCATCCTCTGTGCTGCTGCCACAACCTGCAAGTAATACCGATGTCATTGCCACTGCTGCCAAACCGCTAATCCACTTTTTCATCATGATCCTGATTCCCCCTGATATATGTGTTTTAACAACCCAACCATTAAGTTGAACTAGCTTACATGCTCTGCTAAGCATTTACACCTAACGGAGAGGACAGAAATAACCTGAAGAAGCGAAGCGTTCGCCTAAAAGCTTTCTGAAAGAAAGCTGCTTCGGAAGCATACGCTATCACCGGATTTCACCTTTATTAAAGGATCAAAAAATCTGGGGATAACAGCGATCAGATGGTTGTTCTGTCATCGAGTGCCCGTGTAAATTACGTTAGTTGAGTGTGTATCGTTCGACTTAAAAAAACAAAAAGAAAAGCGCTCTTGTATAAACAAGAACACTTTTCTTCGTAAACAAAGGAAAGCGACACCCGCTGCCGGTACATCATCGGTTTCTGCTTCAGAATCAATCCGAAGACAGACGCCATCATATGAAATTGTACGGAACCTGATCATGAATCCGGGCCATAACCGCCGTATACATCAACAAGAATCAATCCTGCCGATCCATCCTTAGGCCTGTTCCAGAATCACATTCGTGATGGCCCACTGGGTGGACGCATCATAATCCCGCAATATAGCTTCAATTGGCAAACCCATGTGTTGCTCGAGCTTCTCCCGGAATTTCTTCTTATATAAGACAGACATGCGGAAGTCCACTTCCAGCTTTAAGCCGGGGGCCTCCCCTTCCAGGGCGTCAGAGCGCGGTGAACGTCGGTGCTTCGCGTAGAAGGTCACAATGTTCTGGTCAATGGTCACTCTCAGGAGAGTGGTGCCAAATCCGAACAGTTCCTTCGAGATTTCGTTATAATACTGGCACATCTTCTTCTTACTCTCATTGCTGTCCAGTAGTTCCATGAACTCACCCACATCTCTTACTACCGTACATTCGACGTGTTAACACGATTGATTATACATAAATCTTCTGAAATGAGCAACCCAAAAGATATACTTAACATGTAAATCACACACAGAAGCGAACGATAAGACATTTGCCTCCAAAAACGATTCGTCTTAAACCACAGTAAATTTACATTAATATGCCTGCATGTCAGTCCTATACTATTGTTACTTCTAAACTTCGTTTTAATACACCGTAATCGAGTCTTCGTTTCAACTTTCCCTATAAGGGTATTAATTCCTGCGAAACATAGACAAACTTCGTCAACAACCGTTAAAATGAGACACAATGTTGACATGTTTTTATTTTCTAGAAATTGGAGGCTTATACCATGCAATGTCCAGTATGTAATCATGAAAATGGAGATGCCCAGTTTTGCGAGAGGTGCGGAACTAATCTAACGCAAACTACCTCTTCACCCTCACTTGTAAAGAACCCGGAATCTGCTGCTGCTTCAGAACCCGAATATACTCGCTGGTCCAGTACGCAGAACACATCTTCCGAGGCACCCGTTCGACACAACACACCATCCGTATCTATTCACAAGGAACAGACAAGAGAATCAACAGGCACCAATGACCATGCTTCTGCAGGTGACAATAGCTCCAATCAGTGGAATAATATCGTGCAGAATGAGAAAGTTCAGCAAGCCAAAGAAGTAAGCAAACAGTATCTATCCTATTTCCTCAGTGTATTAGCCCGTCCTTATCAAACGATGAAAACCGTTGGCGACCAGCATTCACTAAACGGATGGCTAACGATGGCGCTGATTGCAGTCCTATCTTCTACATACTTCTTAATTACCTTCAGTCGCATAGGTATGGATGGCTTGTTCATTGGTGGATTTGTAAGGCCGCTATTGTTCACCGTCATTATCCTGATTGCCTCTATTGCACTGATGTACGCTATTCTGAAAATTGAGAAAATAACCTTCCGTCCCAAAACACTGGTTGCCCAGTTCGGTACATTGCTTGTTCCTGCTGTCGTATCCCTTGTTCTGGCGAATCTGTTTATTATCATCTCGTATTCCATCGCGATCGCCTTGCTTGTGGTCTCGTATATCATCATATTTGTCGCTCTGAACTCGGTGCTATTCCAATATCCATTGAATCGTACCAAAGCAGCCATCGACAGTATGTACAGTGTACTCATCGCCAATGTGGTCGTATTCTTTATTCTGTATCGATTGTTGGGTGAGGTTATTATTGGACTGATCGGGCTGATGCTTTCCCCGTTTGGTCGTCTGTAAACATTATCGCCGTTATCTGTACAATCGTAATAAGGCTTTCCCTGCTCACGCGGGGAACGCCTTTTTTTGGTTTTCCAAGGCAGCATTGCGCCGAGCATGTACAATACACTATAATGTGTAGTGCAACAGGTATGTTCTTATTTACGTAACAACCACAAACCCAGCAACTCTCGTTACGTAATGAGTGGATTCACCATTGCCAATAACACTACGTTATGTAGTGTATTAATTCTCATTTTACAAAGGAAGAAGAGGAACTCTCTATGGACATGACTCATATGAATCATATGCAAATGGAGCATGAGGCAGGCACATCCTACCTGTGGCTCATCGTAGGTGTGATTGTGTTACTGTTCTCCATCGCCGCCTATATCTGGGCATCACGCACACAGGGCAAAATCCTGGGCCACATGAAAAAGAAGGAACGGGCGGACATCCACAAAAAAAGTCGATTCCTTCGGCTGGCTGCACATGTAATGATGGCTGTGTCGATTATTACGTTTGGCCTGTTTTTCATGCAAGGTGCAGGTAAAACATATAATGTAGCTGATCTGGAATCCAACGCAACAATCGATGTGACGGACGATAAATATTATGGTGCTGACCATACGGAGGACCCTATCCAGTATGAGATGACGATTCCAACATCCGGACCGCATAATCCGCATGATATCAAGTTTGGATTTTACACCGACTTCCCGGGCTATAATTACCTGGTACACAATCTGGAGCATGGGGATATCATCATCTATTATCGTGAGAACGCAAGCGAGGACTTGAAGGAACATCTGAAATACCTTGCCAAATTCCGCGAAGCTGGGGCAGGTATACTAGCAGTACCAAATAAGGATATTCCCGAAGGCAGTGAAGTCGTGGTGACCGCATGGACCAAAACGATGAAGCTCGACCAATTCGACGATGCCAAGGTGGGTACTTTTATCAATAAATATATTAATCAGGGACCTGAAAAGATTCCTGCCTCTGTTCGCCAGGGCGGCGGAACGATGTAATGACGTAATCACTCAGTCATAGGAAGTCCCTCTAAGGAGTAACAATGAGGTTTCTTCCAATGATGGTCATGGTCAATATAGGATGGAAACGAAACTAGCTCCCGGATCAAATTGACTCGGGGGCTAATTCTTTATCGACCAGATGCCGATATTTCAAGTAGAAAACTGTATATTTGATATACAATACATACGAACCAAAGAAGAACGACAATCACCAAGTAAAGAGACACAGAGACGATTGATTCAACAGATCAAGGGGGAACACTTTTACCAATGAACAGTTTGTTTATGAGGATCTTTTTATTTTTTTCCTGTCTGATGCTGGCCGCGGGTGCGGTTCTTGGCATTACCATGTACCGTTCATCGGCTCAACTGGTCGAACAATCCATGGGGATGCAGGCACAGGCTGTGGCTGAACGGGCAGTAGCATTAATTGACACCTCTCTGTATGCACC
The window above is part of the Paenibacillus sp. 1781tsa1 genome. Proteins encoded here:
- a CDS encoding Na-translocating system protein MpsC family protein, producing MELLDSNESKKKMCQYYNEISKELFGFGTTLLRVTIDQNIVTFYAKHRRSPRSDALEGEAPGLKLEVDFRMSVLYKKKFREKLEQHMGLPIEAILRDYDASTQWAITNVILEQA
- a CDS encoding zinc ribbon domain-containing protein yields the protein MQCPVCNHENGDAQFCERCGTNLTQTTSSPSLVKNPESAAASEPEYTRWSSTQNTSSEAPVRHNTPSVSIHKEQTRESTGTNDHASAGDNSSNQWNNIVQNEKVQQAKEVSKQYLSYFLSVLARPYQTMKTVGDQHSLNGWLTMALIAVLSSTYFLITFSRIGMDGLFIGGFVRPLLFTVIILIASIALMYAILKIEKITFRPKTLVAQFGTLLVPAVVSLVLANLFIIISYSIAIALLVVSYIIIFVALNSVLFQYPLNRTKAAIDSMYSVLIANVVVFFILYRLLGEVIIGLIGLMLSPFGRL
- a CDS encoding DUF3105 domain-containing protein; protein product: MDMTHMNHMQMEHEAGTSYLWLIVGVIVLLFSIAAYIWASRTQGKILGHMKKKERADIHKKSRFLRLAAHVMMAVSIITFGLFFMQGAGKTYNVADLESNATIDVTDDKYYGADHTEDPIQYEMTIPTSGPHNPHDIKFGFYTDFPGYNYLVHNLEHGDIIIYYRENASEDLKEHLKYLAKFREAGAGILAVPNKDIPEGSEVVVTAWTKTMKLDQFDDAKVGTFINKYINQGPEKIPASVRQGGGTM
- a CDS encoding PotD/PotF family extracellular solute-binding protein gives rise to the protein MKKWISGLAAVAMTSVLLAGCGSSTEDATGGSGSGGTAATKLVISTWGFSEDFFNESVFGPFEKEHNVDIVLEVGNNAERLNKIRQGTSNVDVIYLSDYYAQQGIDEGLFEKIDRSKIPNVNDIYDIAKAPLGEDYGPAYTVGQLGIAYNPDLVSKEVTSWSDLWDPAFEGNLTIPNITATAGPMVVDAASRVAGNDTFNEDAAFAELKKLSGNVVKFYSQTSEFVNMFSQEEIAGGPIMEMYFKDLKAAVPNAKFVTPSEGAYAVMNTINVVKGSKNKELAEEFINWQLSQDVQAKSAKAKVDSPVNTKVELTAEEAEGVTYGAEVVEKLNKLDMEFVNQQVKGWTDRWNREIAQ